ACGCCGGGCTCAGAAATTGCTTCAGATGCACTAACGAGGTGCTTGGTggatttaaatttaatattttcaagactgattaataataatatatatcacggAGATTCATAGTGAAAATTAATCAAAAATTAATTCaccaatattgtaaaatattcaggaaaaaagtaaaaaaaatcttcttaagaGGATAGTAAAGCTGATGGCTTAAAGATAATGAACATAAATCTTCAGGCTGTACCGCGATAACCTTAGTCGCTGTTCCGAGAGCGCCTGTGAGGTCCCAAATCTCTATGTGTTTTAGTGAATGGGTAACAAAATAGCAATATTTAAAAGAACAGATTCATCTATTTTAACTGTATGGAACACTGGGGTTCTCATGGATGAGCTGGATAAGCCCCCCCCACGAATGTTTCGGTGACTTAACTATGCcttaagattatatatatctgAGGCAGGGTCAGCAAAAAGATCCAGCGCTCAGCTACGGTGTCCTGATCATAAAAGAGGGTAGAGAGAGGTTTGaggcaaaaataaatgaacgTATATTTTATAAGCTCCTGGAGATGAAGTATAGAGCGAATGATTGTTTCTTCCAGTGACCCGGCACCCAGGAGAAGACGTCATACTAAGCATCCCAAAGCAGCGCATGGGTCTGGTGAAGAGAGGTTCCTACAGCACAGAAATGTTGACTCTGAGGAACATCGTGGTGGGTCAGTCCATCAGCGCCACCGTGACGGAGAACAAACACTTCATCGTGATCAATATCCCGGCCAAAGAGGTGCTGCGGACGCAGGTTAGTTCATTGACCCATCAGAAATGTCCCTCGGCGCTCGCGTTCTCATACCGAGGACATTTTTAGGGCTTCTAGTTTATCGCTCCTTTGTAAATAAGATCTTTAAATCGGCAGGCGTGCCGCACGGCTGCGGGAAACGTTAGCGGCGTCCAGGCTTTTTACAGCGTTGACCTGAGGTTGGAGTTTGTAGAACTGGCCTATCCCATGAACTGGACGATGGAAAACTATTATGAATGCACAGGTGAGACACAGAGCCAGGTGTATTGTTTGGTAACAATgtttttacatatactcatattAGATTAAttagccatatgcctgtcccatgtgtgtttaaatatccctactgtattagcctctaccacactTGATGGAAGGCTGATTCCATTTaactaccaccctttcagtaaagtaaaaagaaaatgattttttttttcttcaccatTATTTCTTTAGAGGCTTCACAGCaagaattaacttttttgtcTGTGGCCGGGAATAAACCAGGAATGGCTGAGAATGTGTCTGGCCGCGCGATGCCCAACAAGCAAGATACTGTATCGGCTACCGAAGGCTCGTCGCATATTAACACGTCAGAATCTACTTTAGGAGTATATGACCAACCCAAGATCGTGTCACCCAAGCAACAGGCATCTGCAGAATTAGACATTGGGGCATCTGGAGAAGACTTGGATGTCATAAGCGGGTCAGGGGACTATCTCGAAACTCAGACCCCATCTGCAGATAGTGCTACACCAAATAGTTATTCCAATTTATGTGCTTCCAACAGGCTCTTGCCTATGTTGATTACTAGACAGCTAAAAATACCTAATTGCTATAAGACTGCTCTACCTGGGGAAAAAGAAACCATCATTTCAAAACCAAAGCTGAATCTTCCCACGTCGGGTAGATCCAAAGAGATGACTAACATCATTAACGCTACCTCTGAAGTCACTTACGATCACTACCCTAAAGGTAACCAAACTACTACCCACTCTTCTATCGCCAATGCCACGGAAATCATGATTTCAAATTCTCCTGCTATAAATCCCAACGCGACAAACAAGGGCATAGGACAGGCGCATCTACATTCTCCACAGTCCGACCCAGAGGTGCTTTCTAAGGCTTCACCTTGGATGATGGAAGAAGATGCCTCCTTGGAGGTGTTTCCTGTTGATGGACAATCTAAACTTATGGCAGAAGATGGATTTATATTGTTTGTGCCTAGAAATGTCTCAACAATTGAGAAAAAGCATGAAAGCACCATGGGGTTCCCAAAGGCTGGCGTTGGCTCGACCCAAGATGAGACATGGACAGCAGGTCGACCAGATGTCCTAACTATACCGGGAAATGACATAAAGAGCCCTGAACATCTACAGAACCTCCATGAACGTGATCGTTCCAGATCATACTCTGTACCATCTGAGTATACCTCCCGCAAGCAGTCTTCTTCAGCTACTGGGGTTTGGTCAACCAAGACACCCTTATCTAACAATCAGTTTGAAGAGATTACAAACAACCCGCCGGGGGAATTAGAGAAAGTTGTCGCTGATGAACAATTATTGCCGCAGTACTCTTATTGACATCAAAAATAGAACTCATAACAACAAGCTGAAGTCTTCCACACAGCGATGTTTGCTTTCACCTAGATacatacaaaatgtaacaattaaCTTAATAATGTTCTTTCAACAACTCAATGCTAGGTAggtttaggaaaaaaagtaaaaaggacAACAATATTGAAACAGAATATGTGGGTTTTAGGCAAGTTTTATGGATAAAACCTGTTTTGCCACAAAGTGAAAGGGAAAAAgtcaaaaacctaaaaaaaaagaaaatcaatttcTTCCTGGAACGATATATTGTCGTTTATTCCCAAAGTCGTCGTGCGGACAGCAGAGGGCAGTACAGTCAAATCATTCGTTCCGCGCGCTTCCTCCTCCGTTACTGAATCATATCTGACATCCATAATGTATCCAGCAAAGAATGTTCCTAAAAATGTATCAGAGATACAACTGGCAACGGTCCTAAAATCCGCCACCGAAAACGTTATTACcattataatgataacaattaatAACGTATTACCTTTATTTTAGAATTACCTAACTATGACTATATCGGCCATGAGTGTATCAGCTGATAAAACATAACAAGACGGAAGGAAGATTATAAGAGTTACAAGAACCTTCGTGCTTTGCATATGATGCAA
This window of the Spea bombifrons isolate aSpeBom1 chromosome 12, aSpeBom1.2.pri, whole genome shotgun sequence genome carries:
- the C12H1orf127 gene encoding uncharacterized protein C1orf127 homolog encodes the protein MELWLPKRQMDGLLLWLSKVMRFPVSLSSLDRSNRLLSRCRYLLNTDSDGNLLFRVHYSGCKVQMEKGFHVLDIHIVKKTSGGSGRSDRHTMQCPAMSASLGREAVRCEPHYVQVSRPMPLGNSKNQDPWFLTFRGEFVVSLEDASLFGIEVEMSNFSVTIRGPRGQLLNTREFLDRQTEFLPLWLAHGFYAYSLEASCPLVTRHPGEDVILSIPKQRMGLVKRGSYSTEMLTLRNIVVGQSISATVTENKHFIVINIPAKEVLRTQACRTAAGNVSGVQAFYSVDLRLEFVELAYPMNWTMENYYECTEASQQELTFLSVAGNKPGMAENVSGRAMPNKQDTVSATEGSSHINTSESTLGVYDQPKIVSPKQQASAELDIGASGEDLDVISGSGDYLETQTPSADSATPNSYSNLCASNRLLPMLITRQLKIPNCYKTALPGEKETIISKPKLNLPTSGRSKEMTNIINATSEVTYDHYPKGNQTTTHSSIANATEIMISNSPAINPNATNKGIGQAHLHSPQSDPEVLSKASPWMMEEDASLEVFPVDGQSKLMAEDGFILFVPRNVSTIEKKHESTMGFPKAGVGSTQDETWTAGRPDVLTIPGNDIKSPEHLQNLHERDRSRSYSVPSEYTSRKQSSSATGVWSTKTPLSNNQFEEITNNPPGELEKVVADEQLLPQYSY